The following proteins are co-located in the Anas platyrhynchos isolate ZD024472 breed Pekin duck chromosome 1, IASCAAS_PekinDuck_T2T, whole genome shotgun sequence genome:
- the FSTL1 gene encoding follistatin-related protein 1, which yields MVWKTLPLLCALLAAARLRAEEEPRSKSKICANVFCGAGRECAVTEKGDPTCLCIEQCKPHKRPVCGSNGKTYLNHCELHRDACLTGSKIQVDYDGHCKEKKSENPAASPVVCYQADRDELRRRVIQWLEAEIIPDGWFSKGSNYSEVLDKYFKSFDDGDSRLDSAEFLKFVEQNETAVNITTYVDQETNKLLRGLCVDALIELSDENADWKLSFNEFLKCLSPSFNPPEKKCALEDETYEDGAETQVECNRCVCACGNWVCTAMTCEGKNEKMPARRQHPDQDLTEEELARYVQELQKHQETAEKTKRMSTKEM from the exons ATg GTCTGGAAAACTCTGCCGCTGCTCTGTGCCCTGCTGGCCGCCGCCCGGCTGCGAGCGGAG GAAGAGCCCAGGAGCAAATCGAAAATCTGCGCCAACGTCTTCTGCGGAGCCGGGCGGGAATGCGCAGTGACGGAGAAGGGAGACCCGACCTGCCTCTGCATCGAG CAATGTAAACCCCACAAGAGGCCCGTGTGTGGCAGCAATGGCAAGACGTACCTGAACCACTGTGAGCTGCACCGCGACGCCTGCCTCACTGGCTCCAAGATCCAGGTGGATTACGACGGACACTGTAAAG AGAAGAAGTCTGAGAACCCAGCCGCAAGTCCAG TTGTCTGCTACCAGGCGGACAGGGACGAGCTTCGTCGCCGCGTCATCCAGTGGCTGGAAGCTGAGATCATCCCGGACGGCTGGTTTTCCAAGGGCAGCAACTACAGCGAAGTCCTGGACAAGTACTTCAAG aGCTTTGATGACGGCGATTCCCGCCTGGACTCGGCCGAATTCCTGAAGTTTGTGGAGCAGAACGAGACCGCCGTCAACATCACCACCTATGTGGACCAGGAGACCAACAAGCTGCTCAG ggGACTCTGCGTAGATGCCCTCATCGAGCTGTCAGATGAAAACGCCGACTGGAAGCTCAGCTTCAATGAATTTCTCAAGTGCCTCAGCCCATCCTTCAACCCACCAGAGAAAA AGTGTGCCCTGGAAGATGAAACCTACGAGGACGGAGCAGAGACCCAGGTGGAGTGCAACCGCTGCGTCTGCGCCTGTGGGAACTGGGTGTGCACTGCCATGACGTGTGAAG GGAAGAACGAGAAGATGCCTGCTCGGAGACAGCACCCTGATCAAGACTTGACTGAGGAGGAGCTAGCTAGATACGTTCAGGAGCTGCAGAAGCATCAG GAGACGGCCGAGAAGACCAAGAGAATGAGCACCAAGGAGATGTGA